In Silene latifolia isolate original U9 population chromosome 6, ASM4854445v1, whole genome shotgun sequence, the genomic window GGCCCCGTTCTTTTCGACTTAATCTAttgtttatgctttgcatttgatGATTTGTCTTCCCatctgtttgtttgttttttatatgCTGCTCAGCTGCTGCAGTGCTGCTTGAATTTTAATTTTTGGATGCTCTGTTTTTTTCTGGGTTTTCTAAATTGTGGGTCCATTTTTAGTTTGACTATATCTAAATgtattttattttctcttttttaaaaaagaaaaaaatctactGTTGTTTTATTGAATGAAGACTACCTTTTTTGGTTTTGCTGGATTTCATGCATGATCAGGAAATGAGGAgcaaggatcctctccatttcacCTTCGGTCTCACTCATTTGTTATAATTCtttaatcacaaaatctcattgaagacggcacgtatccgtcactttggagtgacggataccatttcttctcataaatgacccaaatagaggagagagggaagcacatgggggtgcccccaccttgtccccctatctgTTCTTTAATTTGtaaggagtattttaatcaaaagttTAAATAAAGGTAAATAAACGATGGGGATAAAGGAAGTATTTGGAATTTGGGAGAAGGGTAATAAGCTAATAACCATAATATTTTTAATTCATTAtgtcaaaaataaataaataaattggaTATTGGAATTTCTGATTTTGGGGTGCATTTTGTTATTTTAACTCCCTTAgttccgatcatttgtttactttattTTGTAGTTTGTGAGAGATATTTTAATCATAGATAATCAAATGATTGAGTCTACGACTATTCTGATTGATCCCATGGTGCATTGGTGGGTATTATTATCGACTATGTTAAGAGTTTTAGTTTGTTGGATGCTAGTTTTGAGGTATTTTTGATGCATTCGTGTTGTGAAGTCTGTAGCCATTTGAATCGGGGTAGTATTTTTCGCTAGAATACTTTTGAAGTTTTAGCTCCTCAAGGAATCGGATTGAGGATGTCGTTGAATTAAAATGCAGGATGCTGTACGTTGTTGTTTAAGAGTATCTTTTTACATATAACTTGCTTGATCACCATTGTTGTGGTGATTGTAGCACTGCTGCATGCTGGTTCAAAATTCAGTTGCAAAGATGATATGGTTTAGAATTTGCTAGGCAGCCGCTTCTTAAGGTTAAATGTTTAACGCTCTTAGAAACAAAAACTTGCAATAACGTAGTCAAAGACCCCCCGATTACATGGTTAGGAGTACACAAGAGTTTGTATATGTCATTATATTAAATGTAACACGGAAGAACTATTCGAAGTTTGTTATTTTTACCAATTGGACTCTAACATTGCAGGATAAATTTGATACTGACCGGTTCTCCGACATGGGGCAAAACTTAATAGAAGCGCTAAATGTGAGAGTAGAAGGCAATGGACAGAACTATCTGGTTTTAGCCCATGGATTTGGGACTGACCAATCTGCTTGGCAAAGAATATTGCCTTACTTCACCCGATCATACAAGGTCATTCTGTATGACCTGCCTTGTGCAGGCAGTGTTAATCCCGATTTCTTCGACTTCCAACGGTACACTACCCTTGATGCCTATGTGGATGATCTCCTAGATATTCTTGACATCCTTGGTGTTACTTCTTGTGCTTATGTTGGTCATTCTGTGTCCGCCATGATCGGTCTTCTTGCTTGTATTCGGCGTCGTACTCTCTTTTCTAAGCTCATCCTTATTGGCGCCTCCCCGAGGTAATCAATCTTCACTTCCATTGCGTTCTAGTATTATTTCagtgcattttttttttgttacagtCAATTGAAAAGAACAGGTAATTGAAATGCTGTTGGTTGCGTTAATTTCGAGATAGTTGAGTTTTTTTGTTACAGTCAATTGAAAAGATAGCTTAAAGCGAGAACTGATCCATTAATTTATGTAgtgcgtcttgcttcagacgggCCTTTTTGGTTTGAAATAATAAGACAGGATTTTGTAAACATTTTATTGAAAAACCAGTTACCATAAGCTGTAACACTGCCtataccattgtggttacatttaactataaaatggtcacatatgcccgtctgaaaaataagacgaaaagtgttagtctgaaacaagaatttgtgtaatttATGTGGTAATCACTGTTTAGAAAAATGATTAGAAGCGCATTCTACTGCGAGCATGCTTTTATCGACTGTTGCTGATGTAGTCGTTTCTCGTTCACTATGTTCTAATCATATGCAAATGAGATTACACAAAATATGTAATAATGACTGATCAGAATTGGCATGCTAACTATGCTCGTTCGTCAACTAAAAAAAGCTATGAATGATGATTAGCTTTATTTCTATGTCACATAACCACAACTTTTTAGATGCATGGTATGCAATATGCATATCTACTGGAGTATCTAGTCTTGTTTCCAAGTACATTACTACTTTAGAGGTTTGGGGCCCGTTCAATGCCTATCCAGTTCAAATGTGACGTTTATTCCATTAACGATTTAAAGGGATTAACACGAACAGTCATATAGAATcttgtttaattaattattaaaaccGTCAACTAtaattgcaggtttttgaatgaCCATGATTATCACGGTGGATTTGAGGAAAGCGAGATTGAGACTGTTTTCTCAGCAATGGAAGCGAATTATGCAGCTTGGGTTAATGGATTTGCCCCGTTAGCCGTGGGGGCCGATGTGCCTACAGCAGTGCAGGAATTTAGTCGGACATTGTTCAATATGAGGCCAGATATATCCCTCTTTGCTTGTAGGACTGTGTTCAAATGTGATTTTCGCGGTGTGTTAGGACTCGTAAAAGTCCCATGTTTCATTATCCAAACAGCTAAGGATATGTCGGTGCCGGAGTCGGTTGCTACCTACATGAAAGATCACTTAGGAGGTAAGAGTGTTGTGATCATGCTCAATACTGAAGGTCATTTGCCTCACCTTAGTGCCCCAGGTCTCTTGGCTCAAGCCCTTTGGAGGGCACTTTCACAATGAAGAAGTTACAAGATCACACATATATACTTATTAAAGCGGTTTTACATAAATATCATTGTGAAACCGCAAATTATTTACCCAAATGTTTCTACCGATGTAGTAACAAGTAACaacaaagttcttttgaaagGTTATTTGGGTTAATAATCTGTGTTTTACAATGTTTTATCGTAAAACCGCCTTATAATACAGTTTTTGAAGACTCAAATTTATTCAATGCAATTTCATGCCTGTGTAATTATTGACAATAATACCCTCCACATAGCATGATGCATTTCAAGACAAAAATTGATTGTCCCTTTTTTGTGAATCCTTTAATTAGGAGCAAGTCTCTTTTAAGACGAAAAAAAATCACATTTTGCAATAAAAAGTgatcattttatgataaaaaattattttttattataaaatgtttacattttatcgtaaaatggtTACATTTAATCCGTCTTAACTCTTAATTTCAAACAGATAATACGGTCTGAAATGTGAATTTGCCTTTAATGAGTGGTTACAACTATTGGAAAAGGTATTATAAGTTTGGAGAACAAGACTTTGTGTTTGGATTGGATGGAATTGACTTTATTCGTTGTTGGTTGCTATTGAAATTGTGGGGATGACATGTTGGATAAGTTGATAAGTTGTGTCACTTGTGTGTCGTGTGGTGAGTTGCGCATCCAGCCGTATAAAGTTGGGCCCCTACTCAGGAAATTCTACACTCGCGTGCTTGTTTTATTTGTACATGCCCCATAAAAAATAAAGAGATAATGACCCCATCTTCCGCCTCGACTTATCTTAAATATAATCCAACTAATATAGGTGTTCGAAAGCGATGTTTGGTGGGAGTGAGAATTGATACTCTTCAATTTGTTTCCATTAATTTATTTCCTTCTAATTCTAATaaattgaaatgcaataaaaatcatgccaaatcgccctactaaACAATCATGCTTATCTAGCTCGGTTTTATGGAATTCATTGATAATCAATAATCAACACTTAAATcatatttaagctcaagataatTATCTAAACTGACTTAGAACTCAAAAATTAGTCCCCACTAATTTGTTGAAAATTAATTAGCTTGATTTGATTATATGTGCTATTTTTATCGCCTTTATCGTAACATTTACGaattaaatccaaattaaatataactattataaAAATTTGAAGTAAAAATTTTGTACATTCAAGAACATCTCCAAGAACACAAAAATTGTAACGCCTCCATCTAACAAAGTGTcttaccaaggcctaccttagcaaatgaaagcattaccatctcggttacccgaggtagtctATATCAAAGATACCATAATGAAACGTTTAATAAAGATAATTTTAGTCGATTACATAATCCAAACCAAAAGGAAGTACAACTCAAAGTTAAAGCAAAGGAATGTCTAAGAACTCAGCGGAAGCTAAAATGATCATAGTGTCTCGTCGACATCCCATTCAAATCCGCAAGCAAGCtcaaacatcaacacctgctagacTCACTGCTCCCCATTTGTCGGAAATatcaaatggttcaccacagttttaaaaacattGAAGGGTCATTACAATTatacaattaatcacaattcacACAAAGAACATACAACACAAGATAACTCAATCAATACTCCACCGTCTCCAAACTCCGTAACAGCAAATGGCTCTCATCGCAACGAGTAGCCGAGcttccatcgcaacagataactCACCCGTGCCGATGTCAGACCGCAGCACTGAACATCAAATCCCAACTCATCGCAACTAGCGAACCCaactcattaatgtgcacatccctcttgcgACGCGAGTCACAAGGGGCGAAACATGGGGGTGAAACCATCTCCTAATATGGCTCCACAATATCCATTCCATCTCCTCCAACATCCACAATTACAATAACATAATATTATGCAATCAACAATCATAAACAACAACCAAAGCAATTACTCATACAATCATACTgtgtagggaaaaccctaccttattagCAAATCCGGATATCGACGCAAGATAGTTTAGAACTACTCCTCTGCAAAATCCTCGCCTATATAACGATTACACATACAATTACTATCCATAATCTATGATTACACAACCATTTCCCCCATCTtgtcccaaattagggtttaaaccaaacTTAAAACGAATAAAGAACAACGATCTAAACTTACTTTACGCTTGACACACGAATGAGATTTCCGAAATGTGTAAAAATGACCACCCATTTACTTAGATcttgattaaggtgattagagagtGATTAGGGATATAATTAGGTTTGTGAAAATGTTTTTAGAACTGCCGAAATGATATAACATATACactaatcaccctaatcaaaccGCGCAAAACACTCCCTCGACCGCTCGGTCGAGTGTCgcaacccactcgaccgagtaacacgTACTCAACCGAGTGCATCACATACTGGGTCGAGCGACCCCAAAACAGAAACCTGACAAAACCACCAAAACTACTCGGtcagcctactcggtcgagtacagcacactcggtcgagtattaccccctactcgaccgagtaacagaACTGAGAAATGCGTAGTATTACACTCTTCCTCCTTAAAAATGACTTCGCCTTCGAAGTTCACACCCATACCTGCAcaacataaacactaccaacacCGCTACACAACAAAACTCAAACCAAAGGCAAAAGCTCCCAAAAGTTGACCAAATGAATACCAATACCGACTCAAAAACAACCCAAAACACATGCGATCATCTTCTACCCTCTCCCCCCGAAAAGAATAAGGTTACGACCCGTTAACCAAACATACTTGCTCAAAAAGATGTGGATATCGTTCTTTTATTGCTTCTTCCGGTTCCCATATGGCCTCTTCTCTACGTTATGATTTGTCCATAACACTTGAGGAGTGTAGTCTCGCCATTTCTCGTCTTTCGCACTTGCGATCCAAGATTTCCTTTGGCACTTCTCTAATACCCCGTACTTTCTTAGCGGTGCACTTGGTCGAGTACAgtagagtactcgaccgagtgtcacaCACTCGATCGAGGGAGTGGACCGAGTGCCCCCTGGGCCCAAACCATGTTTCTGTTaggtgtcactcgaccgagtacctccgagcactcgaccgagtgactctGGTCCAGACCTAGGTTTCGCGTGTGGGCTTTGTGTTGTTGGGCCTTGGTATATATTCCCCTCTTCAGTTTTTCTCACTTCATAAACCCTAAAAACTTCTCTCTAAACCTCTCCCCACCTTTCTTTATAATCCCTCCTTCCAAAATTCAAGATCTACAACTATTGGTGAAGAATTACCAAGATTCAACTACTTTTCCTTGTTCCTAATCATCTTGTGAGTAACACACTACCTTTACTCTTTTAATTTCGACACTTTCATTTAAGACTCAAACTCTACTTGTTAATTAGTGATTATTAGTAGTAAAATGggtaattaaagggtattattaAGAGGTTTGGTATTATATAGGAGGTATATaagatgtattgtgatagttattatgtgatctGTGTAGGATGAGACAGTTTTATGAGATGGAATCATGTTGGTTTTGAGTAGCTattggagtatgctaaaaggtaagTTTTTCCTACTCTGTTTCGGTAACATGAATGTGGTTCATGTGTTGTATATGTcattcttgttgttgttggtcACACATGGTAATTAGATTGCATTATATCATGATTAGGGGATGATTATGGTTGACGTCATCATTGTATGGATTCCGTCATGACATGATAAATGGGGTCATTGGTGTTGGTCTCATGTGGTCATTGTATTGCATTATACTAAGTTAATGGGGGAATTGTATCACGAGGTATGTTGGTAATCGTAATTCATGT contains:
- the LOC141587365 gene encoding putative strigolactone esterase DAD2 isoform X1, which gives rise to MGQNLIEALNVRVEGNGQNYLVLAHGFGTDQSAWQRILPYFTRSYKVILYDLPCAGSVNPDFFDFQRYTTLDAYVDDLLDILDILGVTSCAYVGHSVSAMIGLLACIRRRTLFSKLILIGASPRFLNDHDYHGGFEESEIETVFSAMEANYAAWVNGFAPLAVGADVPTAVQEFSRTLFNMRPDISLFACRTVFKCDFRGVLGLVKVPCFIIQTAKDMSVPESVATYMKDHLGGKSVVIMLNTEGHLPHLSAPGLLAQALWRALSQ
- the LOC141587365 gene encoding putative strigolactone esterase DAD2 isoform X2 produces the protein MGQNLIEALNVRVEGNGQNYLVLAHGFGTDQSAWQRILPYFTRSYKVILYDLPCAGSVNPDFFDFQRRRTLFSKLILIGASPRFLNDHDYHGGFEESEIETVFSAMEANYAAWVNGFAPLAVGADVPTAVQEFSRTLFNMRPDISLFACRTVFKCDFRGVLGLVKVPCFIIQTAKDMSVPESVATYMKDHLGGKSVVIMLNTEGHLPHLSAPGLLAQALWRALSQ